A window of the Psychrilyobacter piezotolerans genome harbors these coding sequences:
- a CDS encoding thioredoxin family protein: MTFKELFQVGQKFEDYVEVASQGERERIPKNYSRIELPMDLIDEIKEIQDRVYILASGEMWCPDCQLNITVAKKITEINDNIKLSIISLGRGRKYLMPLLNLEEFKIPTMVILDKNFNQLGLFLEQPKTAKELEKNAENELFYLKGNFLNDTARELVQLIKG, translated from the coding sequence ATGACATTTAAAGAACTTTTTCAGGTGGGACAAAAATTTGAGGACTATGTAGAGGTGGCCAGCCAAGGTGAAAGGGAGAGAATTCCTAAAAATTATTCTAGAATAGAACTGCCTATGGACCTAATCGATGAGATTAAAGAGATCCAAGATAGGGTCTATATCTTAGCTAGTGGTGAGATGTGGTGCCCGGATTGTCAATTAAATATAACTGTAGCTAAAAAAATAACCGAAATCAACGATAACATCAAACTTTCTATAATATCTTTGGGAAGGGGAAGAAAATATTTGATGCCTCTGCTTAACTTAGAAGAATTTAAAATACCTACAATGGTAATTTTGGATAAAAATTTTAATCAGCTGGGGTTGTTTTTAGAACAGCCTAAAACTGCAAAAGAATTGGAAAAAAATGCTGAAAATGAATTATTTTATCTTAAGGGAAATTTTCTTAACGATACTGCCAGGGAACTGGTTCAATTAATTAAGGGATAA
- a CDS encoding tRNA1(Val) (adenine(37)-N6)-methyltransferase produces the protein MITKDGEKNKKISKNHENEVIIDFLNYSDMKIIQRNDYLNFSIDSVLISNFLTINKGRKNIMDLGTGNGVIPMLLSKRTKAKIVGIEIQDTSVDLACRNIILNKLESQVEVVKGDIKNIQSQFTDQSFDAVVTNPPFFKFTGDKNQLNNLDQLTYARHEILINLEDIIRAGSYLLKFRGNFTMVHRADRLIDILELMKKYKIEPKRIRFCHTTRNKAAKIILVEGLKGAEAGLVIQPPLYINNDDGSYTEEVLKMFGKI, from the coding sequence ATGATAACAAAAGATGGGGAAAAAAATAAAAAAATAAGTAAAAATCATGAGAATGAAGTTATTATAGATTTCTTAAATTATAGTGATATGAAAATAATTCAAAGAAATGATTATCTTAATTTTTCTATAGATTCAGTATTAATATCTAACTTTTTGACTATAAATAAAGGAAGGAAAAATATAATGGATTTAGGGACAGGGAATGGTGTAATTCCAATGCTCCTGTCAAAGAGGACTAAGGCTAAGATAGTGGGGATAGAAATACAGGATACCTCAGTAGATCTGGCCTGTAGGAATATCATCCTCAATAAATTAGAATCTCAGGTAGAAGTAGTCAAAGGTGATATAAAAAATATACAATCACAATTTACAGACCAGAGTTTTGATGCTGTGGTAACCAACCCGCCGTTTTTTAAATTTACTGGAGATAAAAATCAGTTGAACAACTTAGATCAGCTGACCTATGCAAGGCATGAAATTTTAATTAATTTAGAAGATATAATAAGAGCTGGGAGTTATCTGCTGAAATTCAGAGGGAACTTTACCATGGTGCATAGAGCAGATAGATTGATAGATATCTTAGAACTTATGAAGAAATATAAGATAGAGCCCAAAAGAATAAGGTTTTGCCATACAACAAGGAATAAGGCGGCTAAAATCATATTAGTTGAAGGGTTAAAGGGTGCCGAAGCAGGTTTAGTGATTCAGCCTCCTCTTTATATTAATAATGATGACGGTTCCTACACAGAAGAAGTTCTGAAGATGTTTGGTAAAATATAA
- a CDS encoding PHP domain-containing protein has translation MIEFDKLDEFFKRKIILEGEYSGVYYDLHLHTIASDGFLNIKFLKSFLKEKNHLISITDHNEIRKSIKSFEVEGINSIPGIEIGCEDGMEILAYFEDPRELEEFYKVYLEPYKNRYRMAKSYKSWEYYIEALGKFKTHTSLPHLNGYAQKNYIKNKKYLEEIIKVVDSIETYNHSLDKVRNLRARDLREKYDLKATFGSDAHTRFDMKSYAKLETNEVFEELKIIEGAKKLYSIIGLGGKHLKYIFKK, from the coding sequence ATGATTGAATTTGATAAATTAGATGAATTTTTTAAAAGAAAAATTATATTGGAGGGAGAATATAGCGGGGTCTACTATGACCTGCATTTACATACGATAGCTTCAGATGGTTTTTTAAATATAAAATTTTTGAAGAGTTTTTTAAAAGAGAAAAATCATTTGATATCTATAACGGATCATAATGAGATTAGAAAGAGTATTAAATCCTTTGAAGTGGAAGGCATAAATTCTATCCCTGGAATAGAGATAGGCTGTGAAGATGGGATGGAGATATTAGCTTATTTTGAAGATCCCAGGGAATTGGAGGAATTTTATAAAGTTTATCTGGAACCTTATAAAAATAGGTATAGGATGGCAAAATCCTATAAATCATGGGAATATTATATAGAAGCCCTGGGAAAGTTTAAAACTCACACTTCTCTCCCCCATCTAAATGGATATGCACAAAAAAACTATATAAAAAATAAAAAATATTTAGAAGAAATAATAAAAGTTGTGGACTCTATAGAGACATATAATCATAGTTTAGATAAAGTTAGAAATTTAAGGGCCAGAGATCTAAGGGAAAAATACGATTTAAAAGCTACCTTTGGAAGTGATGCACATACCAGATTTGATATGAAATCCTATGCAAAACTTGAAACTAATGAAGTTTTTGAAGAGTTAAAGATTATAGAGGGAGCAAAGAAACTATATTCTATTATTGGATTAGGGGGGAAACACCTTAAATATATATTTAAGAAATAA
- the gltA gene encoding NADPH-dependent glutamate synthase, with translation MFEIMKKEYLSENIVLMDIKAPKLAKKAMPGQFLIVKVDEFAERIPLTVCDYDRKYETITIIYQIVGKSTEDMAALEVGDHFQDVVGPLGQMSEFIHEDIEELKKQKLVFIAGGVGTAPVYPQVKWFAEQGIEVDVIIGARSKDYVILEDEFRALTPNVYICTDDGSQGLHGRVTDMLSKLVAENKKYDHVVAIGPMIMMKFVALLTKELNIPTTVSLNPLMVDGTGMCGACRVVIDNEVKFACVDGPEFDGHKVDFDEAQNRLRLKKENKLEHGENKNCPIEHEEVTDPKKRANPRMLEATSRSKCFDEVNLGLTLDEAVREAKRCLECKNPRCVSACPVGIDIPGFIGELKDVEVGKSAEVLAKYTKLASVCGRVCPQEKQCEGACIVGIKNEPVAIGLLERFVGDWSLNHLEVSSTPKNGKKVGVIGSGPAGLAASAELATLGYEVDVFESLHKLGGVLTYGIPGFRLPKDVVNSEIGRIQKLGVNFHTNIVVGKTTTVDELLDEGYDAVFIGSGAGLPRFMGIPGENSVGVLSANEFLTRVNLMGGNKADYHTPTTIGKKVAVVGAGNVSMDAARVAKRLGAEAHIVYRRSEEEIPARHEEVEHAMEEGIEFNLLTNPVEVIADETGQVTGLKCVKMELGEADESGRRRPQAVEGSEFIIEADTVIMSIGTMPNDLVTGTTKDLELTRWNTIQTIENKETATSREGVFAGGDIVTGAATVILAMGAGKDAAHEIDEYIKGKN, from the coding sequence ATGTTTGAAATAATGAAAAAAGAGTATTTGTCAGAAAATATTGTGCTTATGGATATTAAAGCTCCTAAATTAGCTAAAAAAGCTATGCCGGGACAATTTTTAATAGTAAAGGTAGATGAATTTGCTGAAAGAATTCCCTTGACTGTATGTGATTATGATAGAAAATATGAAACTATAACTATAATCTATCAAATCGTTGGAAAGAGTACAGAAGATATGGCAGCTCTTGAAGTGGGGGATCATTTCCAAGATGTAGTTGGACCTTTGGGACAGATGAGTGAATTTATCCACGAAGATATAGAAGAGTTAAAAAAACAAAAGCTTGTTTTTATAGCTGGAGGAGTAGGAACAGCACCGGTATACCCGCAGGTTAAATGGTTTGCAGAGCAAGGGATAGAAGTAGATGTAATAATAGGGGCAAGAAGTAAAGACTACGTTATCTTAGAAGATGAATTCAGAGCTTTAACACCAAATGTATATATATGTACAGATGACGGTTCTCAAGGGCTTCATGGTAGAGTAACAGATATGCTTTCTAAATTAGTAGCTGAAAATAAAAAATATGATCATGTGGTAGCAATCGGACCTATGATTATGATGAAATTTGTAGCTTTATTAACTAAAGAATTAAATATACCAACTACAGTAAGTTTAAATCCATTGATGGTAGATGGGACAGGAATGTGTGGAGCATGTAGAGTTGTTATCGACAATGAAGTAAAATTTGCCTGTGTAGATGGTCCTGAATTTGACGGTCATAAGGTAGACTTCGATGAAGCACAAAACAGACTTAGATTAAAAAAAGAAAATAAATTAGAACATGGTGAAAATAAAAATTGTCCTATTGAACATGAAGAAGTAACAGACCCTAAGAAAAGAGCAAACCCAAGGATGTTAGAGGCAACATCTAGAAGTAAGTGTTTTGACGAAGTTAACTTAGGACTTACTTTAGATGAAGCAGTGAGAGAAGCTAAAAGATGTTTAGAATGTAAAAACCCTAGATGTGTGTCGGCATGTCCTGTAGGAATTGATATCCCAGGATTTATCGGGGAATTAAAAGATGTAGAAGTTGGAAAATCAGCAGAAGTTTTAGCTAAATATACAAAGTTAGCATCTGTATGCGGAAGAGTTTGTCCTCAAGAAAAACAATGTGAAGGTGCTTGTATAGTAGGGATAAAGAACGAACCGGTAGCAATAGGACTTTTGGAAAGATTTGTTGGAGACTGGAGTTTAAATCATTTAGAAGTAAGTTCTACTCCTAAAAATGGAAAAAAAGTAGGAGTAATAGGAAGTGGACCAGCAGGATTAGCAGCATCAGCAGAGTTAGCTACTTTAGGGTATGAAGTAGATGTATTTGAATCACTGCATAAATTAGGTGGGGTATTAACATACGGTATTCCAGGATTTAGATTACCAAAAGATGTTGTAAATAGTGAAATTGGAAGAATCCAGAAATTAGGAGTTAATTTTCACACTAACATAGTAGTTGGAAAAACAACTACTGTAGATGAGTTATTAGATGAAGGATATGATGCTGTATTTATCGGAAGTGGAGCAGGATTACCTAGATTCATGGGAATCCCGGGAGAAAACTCAGTAGGAGTATTATCAGCTAACGAATTTTTAACTAGGGTAAACTTAATGGGTGGAAACAAGGCAGATTACCATACTCCTACAACTATCGGTAAAAAAGTAGCTGTAGTAGGAGCAGGAAACGTATCTATGGATGCTGCTAGAGTTGCTAAAAGATTAGGAGCAGAAGCTCACATAGTTTATAGAAGAAGTGAAGAAGAGATTCCTGCCAGACATGAAGAAGTAGAACATGCAATGGAAGAGGGAATAGAGTTCAACTTATTAACTAACCCTGTTGAAGTAATAGCTGATGAAACAGGACAAGTAACAGGATTAAAATGTGTTAAGATGGAATTGGGAGAAGCTGATGAAAGTGGAAGAAGAAGACCACAAGCAGTAGAAGGCTCTGAATTTATCATTGAGGCAGACACAGTTATCATGTCAATTGGAACTATGCCAAATGATTTAGTGACAGGAACTACTAAGGATCTTGAGTTAACTAGATGGAACACAATCCAAACTATAGAAAACAAAGAAACAGCAACTTCCAGAGAAGGAGTTTTTGCAGGAGGAGATATTGTAACAGGAGCTGCTACAGTAATCTTGGCTATGGGAGCAGGAAAAGATGCTGCCCACGAAATTGATGAATACATTAAAGGAAAAAATTAA
- a CDS encoding TRM11 family SAM-dependent methyltransferase: MKESKKFIYIINYPTFEEELCMLEMRSIFNTEPKDKILISDINFNPSNSTFIKSRLEVFHEEENFQDILKKLEKNIITLDDFRLEFIKALKADVPFSERFGYLSKIGDKIMGVPDIKAPKLVLALGKHKGRWVFGLHEKNDNLWSTHEKKPCSYSNSLSVRVAKTVVNIAANGDKNLRIIDPCCGVGTTIVEGLSMGYEIWGTEISEKNTNNAKRNLGFFNLEPRVTHQDMHTIKENYDSSIVDIPYGLFSHITKEQQQDIIDTARRISKKMILITFEDLDHMVEKSGFKIIDRCAVTKGSFKRYILVCE; encoded by the coding sequence ATGAAAGAATCAAAGAAGTTTATATATATAATTAACTATCCTACATTTGAAGAAGAACTTTGTATGTTGGAGATGAGATCTATTTTTAATACTGAACCAAAGGATAAGATTTTAATATCTGACATAAATTTTAATCCTTCTAACAGCACCTTTATTAAAAGTCGATTGGAAGTTTTCCACGAAGAAGAAAATTTCCAAGATATTTTGAAAAAATTAGAAAAAAATATAATAACATTAGATGACTTTAGACTTGAATTTATAAAAGCTTTAAAAGCTGATGTGCCTTTCAGCGAAAGATTTGGATATCTCAGTAAGATAGGAGATAAGATTATGGGAGTCCCAGATATCAAAGCTCCTAAATTAGTTTTAGCCTTAGGTAAACATAAGGGCAGATGGGTCTTTGGTCTCCATGAAAAAAATGATAATCTGTGGAGTACCCACGAAAAAAAACCCTGCAGTTACTCCAATTCCCTAAGTGTAAGGGTAGCTAAAACAGTGGTAAATATCGCAGCTAACGGGGATAAAAATTTAAGGATCATAGATCCCTGCTGCGGGGTAGGAACTACAATTGTAGAAGGATTATCTATGGGTTATGAAATTTGGGGAACTGAAATCAGTGAAAAAAACACCAATAATGCCAAAAGAAACTTAGGATTTTTTAATCTGGAACCCAGAGTCACCCACCAGGATATGCATACAATAAAAGAAAATTATGACAGTTCTATAGTGGATATTCCCTACGGATTATTCAGTCATATTACCAAAGAACAGCAGCAGGATATCATAGATACTGCCAGACGAATCTCTAAAAAAATGATCCTTATAACCTTTGAAGACCTGGATCATATGGTTGAAAAATCAGGTTTTAAAATAATTGACAGATGTGCAGTTACCAAGGGAAGTTTTAAAAGATATATCTTAGTTTGTGAATAA
- a CDS encoding alpha-amylase family glycosyl hydrolase, producing MDLRKFLYKGDDLGVTFKEDGTTKIKVWAPNIKNIFLNLYFKHDSQRLIFSKNMVKLEDDVWSIILKERETGYTNLDKFFYDFKVEHLDGTVKYALDPYAKSMASFVPDGDVNNIGKGAIISMDSEEAGVKPTSIGMSNLGSPTDMVAYEIHIRDFTIGVEMEDAGTFKGFYEYEKGINHLKELGVTHVQFLPIQNYFTVNEGEKKYSELGSSYNWGYDPHNYFTLEGWLAADAENPYGRIKELRNLVNKLHENGIGVIMDVVYNHTYKWDIFENLTPGSYYRMFDGSISGGTGAGPTLESRNLMVRKLIIDSIRFFIDEYGIDGFRFDLMGFMDIDTMIEIRKAVGDNIILQGEAWNFTDLPVNEAPVKGHIANYPHGINLAVFNDSTRDSYLGKIHEPGFVQGNYDFTDICRAGIIGNIIDYYDKSVSINLYHRFAYSPDETLQYLSIHDGFTLWDKINLSYNGTMKERIHLAKFSLGMLLTSQGKVIIQGGTEIGLTKPLGAIHKPKDPESGRAYTSEFINFDDDIGDITHYHENSYSSSDFVNKIRWGRKENILFKGLNNYCGGLIKLRRCANAFRYSSSENIKKGLKFILVDDFNAYRVIAYTLDNTIEYNYGAGVERIPYSKFLVIHNASFETLKLKDEEFTSGMDILVDSKNAGIIPLKDTEIVVENGILIITPNTTVVLGVREEK from the coding sequence ATGGATCTAAGAAAATTTCTATATAAAGGCGATGATCTGGGAGTTACCTTCAAAGAAGACGGGACTACAAAAATAAAAGTTTGGGCTCCTAATATAAAAAATATTTTCTTGAATTTATATTTTAAACATGATTCACAGAGGCTTATTTTTTCTAAAAATATGGTTAAATTAGAGGATGATGTTTGGAGTATTATTTTAAAAGAGAGGGAAACGGGCTATACAAATCTGGATAAATTTTTTTATGATTTTAAAGTAGAGCATCTGGACGGAACTGTAAAATATGCTCTGGACCCTTATGCTAAGTCTATGGCAAGCTTTGTACCTGATGGTGATGTAAACAATATAGGAAAGGGTGCTATCATATCTATGGACTCAGAGGAAGCAGGAGTCAAGCCGACCAGTATAGGGATGTCTAATTTGGGGTCCCCTACAGACATGGTTGCCTATGAGATCCATATAAGGGATTTTACCATAGGTGTAGAGATGGAAGATGCAGGAACTTTTAAAGGGTTTTATGAATATGAAAAAGGAATAAATCACTTAAAGGAATTAGGAGTCACCCATGTCCAATTTTTACCTATACAAAATTATTTTACTGTAAACGAGGGAGAAAAAAAATATAGTGAGCTGGGGTCTTCGTATAATTGGGGATACGACCCGCATAACTACTTTACATTGGAGGGATGGTTAGCTGCAGACGCAGAAAATCCATATGGCCGAATAAAAGAATTACGAAATCTGGTGAATAAACTCCATGAAAATGGAATTGGAGTTATCATGGATGTGGTGTACAACCACACCTATAAGTGGGATATATTTGAAAACTTAACGCCGGGATCTTATTATCGTATGTTTGATGGGAGTATCTCCGGGGGAACAGGGGCAGGACCGACTTTGGAGAGCCGAAACCTTATGGTAAGAAAATTAATTATTGATTCAATAAGATTTTTTATAGATGAATATGGGATAGATGGGTTTAGATTTGATCTTATGGGCTTTATGGATATAGATACCATGATAGAGATTAGAAAAGCTGTGGGAGATAATATAATATTGCAGGGAGAAGCTTGGAATTTTACAGATCTCCCTGTCAATGAAGCTCCTGTAAAGGGGCATATAGCCAACTATCCCCACGGGATAAATTTGGCTGTCTTCAATGATAGTACCAGGGACTCCTATTTAGGAAAGATTCATGAACCTGGTTTTGTCCAGGGAAACTATGATTTTACAGATATATGCAGAGCTGGAATTATAGGAAATATAATAGATTATTATGATAAATCAGTGAGCATAAATCTCTATCACAGGTTTGCTTATTCCCCCGATGAAACTTTGCAATATCTGTCGATCCATGACGGTTTTACCCTTTGGGATAAGATTAATTTATCCTATAATGGAACCATGAAGGAAAGGATCCATCTGGCCAAGTTCAGTCTGGGAATGCTCCTTACCTCCCAGGGAAAGGTAATAATCCAAGGTGGAACAGAGATCGGTCTTACAAAGCCACTGGGAGCCATACATAAGCCAAAAGACCCGGAATCAGGCAGAGCTTATACATCGGAATTCATAAATTTTGATGATGATATCGGGGATATAACCCACTATCATGAAAATAGTTACTCCTCCTCTGATTTTGTGAATAAAATTAGGTGGGGGAGGAAGGAGAATATTCTGTTTAAGGGGCTGAATAATTATTGCGGAGGTTTAATAAAATTAAGAAGATGTGCCAATGCCTTTAGATATTCAAGTTCGGAAAATATAAAAAAAGGGCTGAAATTTATCCTGGTAGATGATTTTAATGCCTACAGGGTAATAGCCTATACCCTGGATAATACCATAGAATATAACTATGGGGCCGGGGTAGAGAGAATTCCATACAGTAAATTTTTAGTTATACACAATGCTTCCTTTGAAACTTTAAAATTAAAAGATGAGGAGTTTACCAGCGGGATGGATATCTTGGTAGATTCAAAAAATGCCGGTATTATTCCACTGAAAGATACAGAAATAGTGGTAGAAAATGGCATATTAATAATTACACCAAACACAACTGTAGTTTTAGGAGTCAGGGAAGAAAAATAA
- a CDS encoding murein L,D-transpeptidase catalytic domain family protein produces MKKLILFISIFFVYNLSFSTFLDNDLYKRLNTPRLDKKVLNRALEGLSKIDIKNKEVLTIIDYTKSANEKRLFVIDLKKEKVIFDTYVSHGKNTGGEFAKTFSNNIDSLQSSVGFFKTSTTYTGRNGYSMRLDGLEKGINDNAMRRNIVIHGAKYATESYINKYGRLGRSWGCPAVPLNLSKDLINSIKGESIVYINGDLNNYQKKTKFYMNF; encoded by the coding sequence ATGAAAAAATTAATATTATTTATATCCATTTTTTTTGTTTATAATCTGAGTTTTAGTACTTTTCTGGATAATGACCTATATAAAAGATTAAATACACCAAGATTGGATAAAAAAGTTTTGAATAGAGCCCTTGAAGGATTGTCAAAGATCGACATAAAGAATAAAGAAGTTTTGACAATTATCGACTATACAAAATCAGCCAATGAAAAAAGGTTGTTTGTCATCGATCTGAAAAAAGAAAAAGTTATTTTTGATACCTATGTTTCCCATGGGAAAAATACCGGGGGAGAATTTGCAAAAACATTTTCAAACAATATAGACTCCCTTCAGAGTTCAGTTGGATTTTTTAAAACTTCCACTACCTATACAGGCAGGAACGGGTACTCTATGAGATTAGACGGATTGGAAAAAGGGATAAATGACAATGCCATGAGAAGAAATATAGTTATCCACGGGGCAAAATATGCTACAGAATCATATATAAATAAATATGGCAGATTGGGCAGGAGCTGGGGATGTCCCGCTGTCCCTCTAAATCTCAGTAAAGATCTGATCAACAGTATTAAAGGCGAAAGTATCGTTTATATCAACGGAGATTTAAATAATTACCAGAAAAAAACAAAGTTCTATATGAACTTCTAA